The sequence below is a genomic window from Haloterrigena turkmenica DSM 5511.
TCGCGGGTATCGCCGGCTGTCTCAACAGTTTGGGTCTCGGAGACAGCAACACGGCCCTCCAACCGGCCGACGATCATCCGTCCGATCCCAGCTATCCGAGCCACGGTGATGAGTTCCCGTCGTTTTCGATCCCCGACCCGGTCGCCGGAACGACCGTCTCGCTCGAGGACTTCGTCGGCGAGCGCTCCTTCCTGCTGACGTACTTCTACACCTCGTGTCCGGACGGCGTCTGTCCGGCGCTGTTGACGCGACTGCAGTGGGTCCAGGAAGACGCCGCCGACCGCGACTACGCGGACGATATCGCCCTGCTCGCGTTCACGTTCGATCCCGAAAACGACACCGCCGAGGCGTTGAAAGACCACGCCGAGGGACAACACCTCGACTACGAGGCCGACAACTTCCACTTCCTCCGCCCCGAGACTAACAAGGAGGCGAAACAGATCATGGAAGAGAAGTTCGGCATGCCAATCACGACCGCCGACGAAGCGGACGACGGCAACGAAAGCTCCGAGGACGACAGTCATGACGGCAACGAGAGTCACGACGACGGCGGCCACAGCGGCAATGAGAGCCACGACGGCAACGAGAGCCACGGCGACGGCGCCCACGCCGGTCACACTCAAATCATCCACAGCAAACGGATCACGCTCGTCAACGAGGACGGCTACGTCGAGCGCGCCTATCCGAAAGCCGTCCAGTCCGAAATGGCTGTGACCAAGGACCAACTCCTCGAGGACGTCGGTACGGTCGTCGGGGTGGAGTGAGGATGCGCCGGCGAGAACTCCTCGCTGGGCTGGGTAGCGCGGGCGTAGTCGTCGGTGGCGGCGCCGCCGCGGTGTACGGACTCCCGTCGGTCGATCGCCTCCTCGACGAGAACGAGGACGACTCGCGCGAGCCGATCGAGATCGAGACGATCGACGCGCCCGGGAGCGACGCCGGAACGGTTCCGATCCCCGACCTGGGTCGCGTGACGTTCGTCGATTT
It includes:
- a CDS encoding SCO family protein, translating into MERRTYLGSLGVAGFAGIAGCLNSLGLGDSNTALQPADDHPSDPSYPSHGDEFPSFSIPDPVAGTTVSLEDFVGERSFLLTYFYTSCPDGVCPALLTRLQWVQEDAADRDYADDIALLAFTFDPENDTAEALKDHAEGQHLDYEADNFHFLRPETNKEAKQIMEEKFGMPITTADEADDGNESSEDDSHDGNESHDDGGHSGNESHDGNESHGDGAHAGHTQIIHSKRITLVNEDGYVERAYPKAVQSEMAVTKDQLLEDVGTVVGVE